One part of the Lycium ferocissimum isolate CSIRO_LF1 chromosome 8, AGI_CSIRO_Lferr_CH_V1, whole genome shotgun sequence genome encodes these proteins:
- the LOC132068090 gene encoding NAC domain-containing protein 78-like: MESKGSDKLLAPGFRFHPTDEELVRYYLRRKIIGKPLRFDAISEIDIYKVEPWDLPGMSRLKTRDLEWYFFSVLDRKHGNGAKTNRATERGYWKTTGKDRTVNHKSKVVGMKKTLVFHSGRAPKGQRTNWVMHEYKLIDEELDKAGISQDALVLCRVFQKSGAGPKNGEKYGAPFVEEEWEEDDELEIAPKKEVAEEVEFGDDIYLDGHDLEQILGTDTPVDSAPLSSKRYCEENASNSGETSNSFEEAQNWLQPPDEQESYDPAIEHYAIANPVKHEFMNEPSNSVNSEDADYLLDEPIVTATDNLQFNDGAFLEASDLSRPIEVDTSSFDMLEEYLTFFDADDDFQSMGFNPPMMIGGDAHVSDLASLEEKNIGELADQPVASSEEPEDQKNNVASCSKLEPSKFGSGSDYKYPFMKQASCMLGGIPAPPAFASEFPSKALRMNSSSEASSSIHVTGLVQITNMTMSGNGTDGLVGKHGNYNVILSFGISHSSAHLGSVVSVLPGKTMSTLSWCWFYYLFLWLLILSTSFKIGTLIRVK, translated from the exons ATGGAATCAAAAGGGTCAGATAAATTGTTGGCACCAGGGTTTAGATTTCATCCAACAGATGAAGAATTGGTTAGGTATTATTTAAGGAGAAAGATTATTGGTAAACCATTGAGATTTGATGCTATTTCTGAAATTGATATTTACAAAGTTGAACCATGGGACCTTCCAG GTATGTCGAGGCTGAAAACAAGAGATTTGGAATGGTACTTTTTCAGCGTGCTTGATAGGAAGCACGGCAATGGAGCAAAAACCAATCGGGCGACAGAACGAGGCTACTGGAAGACAACTGGAAAGGACAGGACTGTCAATCATAAGTCTAAGGTTGTTGGTATGAAGAAGACCCTAGTTTTTCATAGTGGTCGGGCTCCAAAAGGTCAGAGGACTAATTGGGTTATGCATGAGTACAAACTAATTGATGAGGAGTTGGACAAAGCTGGAATTTCTCAG GATGCACTTGTGCTATGTAGAGTCTTCCAGAAGAGTGGTGCAGGGCCGAAGAATGGGGAAAAGTATGGGGCACCTTTTGTCGAGGAGGAATGGGAGGAGGATGATGAGTTAGAAATTGCGCCCAAGAAAGAGGTTGCTGAAGAAGTTGAATTTGGAGATGATATCTATCTAGATGGACATGACCTTGAGCAG ATTCTCGGGACTGACACACCTGTGGATAGTGCTCCACTTTCTTCGAAACGCTACTGCGAGGAAAATGCTAGCAACAGCGGGGAAACAAGTAACTCCTTTGAAGAAGCACAAAACTGGCTTCAGCCCCCGGACGAGCAGGAATCATATGATCCTGCAATTGAACATTACGCAATCGCAAATCCAGTCAAGCATGAATTCATGAATGAACCAAGCAATAGTGTGAACTCTGAAGATGCAGATTACTTACTTGATGAACCAATCGTAACTGCAACTGATAACCTTCAATTCAATGATGGAGCATTCCTTGAAGCTAGTGATCTTTCAAGACCCATCGAGGTTGATACATCAAGTTTTGACATGCTTGAGGAGTACCTTACATTTTTTGATGCAGACGATGACTTCCAAAGTATGGGTTTCAATCCACCAATGATGATCGGAGGTGATGCTCATGTCTCTGACTTAGCATCTCTGGAGGAGAAG AACATTGGTGAGCTAGCTGACCAACCAGTTGCATCGAGTGAAGAGCCCGAGGATCAGAAGAACAATGTTGCATCATGTTCGAAACTGGAACCATCTAAATTTGGATCGGGTAGCG ACTATAAGTATCCATTTATGAAGCAGGCAAGCTGCATGTTGGGCGGTATTCCTGCTCCTCCTGCATTTGCTTCGGAGTTCCCTTCAAAAGCTCTCCGTATGAATTCTTCCTCGGAAGCATCCAGTTCAATCCATGTCACTGGTTTGGTTCAAATAACGAACATGACTATGAGTGGCAATGGAACAGACGGGTTGGTGGGCAAGCATGGGAATTACAACGTTATCCTATCTTTTGGCATATCACATAGCTCTGCTCACTTGGGATCAGTAGTTAGTGTTCTTCCCGGGAAGACGATGTCGACATTGTCCTGGTGCTGGTTCTATTATCTGTTCCTTTGGCTCCTCATTCTTTCCACTAGCTTCAAAATTGGCACCTTAATTCGTGTCAAGTAA
- the LOC132066840 gene encoding glycine-rich cell wall structural protein 2-like yields MVHSKLLGVALVILLFVDLAFGARFYGMRGGGGGGGGGAGGGGGGGSALGAGSGYGSGYGSGEGSGYGEADDVFGSGGGGGGGRGGGGGGGGGNSGWGSGSGYGSGSGYGSGGGIGRGGGGGGGGGQGGGGGGGSGNGSGYGSGYGSGSGSGYGSGGGRGGGGGGGGGGGGGGGGGGGNGGNGSGYGSGSGYGSGYGGGNGGYGEDEP; encoded by the coding sequence ATGGTGCATTCCAAACTTTTAGGAGTTGCATTAGTGATATTACTCTTTGTTGATCTTGCTTTTGGTGCAAGATTCTATGGTATGCGAGGAGGCGGTGGCGGTGGCGGTGGTGGAGCaggaggtggtggtggtggagggtCAGCATTGGGAGCAGGGTCAGGTTATGGTTCAGGGTATGGCTCTGGGGAAGGCTCAGGATATGGTGAGGCAGATGATGTGTTTGGGAGTGGCGGAGGCGGTGGAGGTGGcaggggtggtggtggtggcggcGGTGGTGGAAACTCAGGATGGGGTAGTGGCTCTGGATATGGCTCAGGCTCAGGGTATGGATCAGGTGGAGGAATAGGaaggggtggtggtggtggaggcgGTGGTGGCcaaggtggtggtggtggaggtggcTCAGGAAATGGTTCAGGATATGGTTCGGGTTATGGAAGTGGAAGTGGTTCCGGTTATGGAAGTGGTGGTGGAAGAGGCGGAGGAGGtggcggtggtggtggtggcggcGGCGGTGGAGGAGGTGGTGGCGGTAATGGTGGCAATGGTTCGGGATATGGTAGTGGCTCCGGCTATGGATCAGGATATGGAGGAGGGAATGGAGGCTACGGAGAGGATGAACCTTGA
- the LOC132068091 gene encoding protein BTR1-like isoform X1: MAMEGEYNSSTEGGLQEHSSASPHKSQSPPPSHDHEENKISVKFLLSNAEAGSIIGKGGSTISDFQSRSGARIQLSRNNEFFPGTMDRIVMASGPIDDVLKAVDLILNKLLDESYVEDGGDADLRSKVRLVVPNSSCGGIIGKGGATIKSFIEDSRAGIKILPQDENFPGLHDRLVVVIGTLGEQMRAIELILYKLAEDTHYIQNMNAPFPYAAAYANMNYGPPNGVIGGRFPNNRYQNMGQFNSEDRNNSVTIGVADERIGLVLGRNGRSVMEISQVSGARIKISDRGDFMSGTSDRKVTITGSQRAISIAESMISKKVATVTETREDGF, from the exons ACCATGAGGAGAATAAAATATCTGTCAAGTTCCTTCTATCAAATGCTGAAGCTGGTTCAATTATTGGAAAGGGCGGCTCGACAATCAGTGACTTTCAGTCTCGTTCTGGGGCGAGAATTCAGTTGTCACGCAACAACGAATTTTTCCCTGGTACCATGGATAGGATTGTAATGGCGTCTGGGCCAATTGATGATGTACTCAAGGCAGTTGATCTTATTCTTAATAAACTACTAGATGAG AGTTATGTTGAAGATGGTGGTGATGCTGACCTGCGATCAAAAGTTAGACTAGTTGTGCCCAACAGCTCTTGTGGTGGAATTATTGGGAAGGGAGGAGCTACGATAAA GTCATTTATTGAAGACTCTCGGGCTGGCATAAAAATATTACCTCAGGATGAAAATTTTCCAGGACTGCATGATAGGTTAGTAGTAGTGATTGGAACTCTAGGGGAGCAGATGCGGGCTATTGAATTGATTCTATATAAGTTGGCTGAAGACACTCATTATATACAGAACATGAATGCTCCTTTTCCCTATGCAG CAGCTTATGCTAACATGAACTATGGACCACCAAATGGAGTAATTGGAGGGAGATTTCCAAATAACAGATATCAGAACATGGGCCAGTTTAATTCT GAAGATAGGAACAATTCTGTTACTATTGGTGTTGCTGATGAGCGTATTGGTTTAGTGCTTGGCCGGAACGGAAGGAGTGTAATGGAGATAAGTCAG GTAAGTGGAGCTAGAATAAAGATATCAGATAGGGGTGATTTCATGTCCGGTACTTCTGACAG GAAGGTGACTATTACAGGATCTCAAAGAGCGATCAGCATAGCCGAGTCAATGATATCTAAGAAAGTAGCGACAGTTACTGAGACGCGAGAGGATGGATTTTGA
- the LOC132068091 gene encoding protein BTR1-like isoform X2, with the protein MAMEGEYNSSTEGGLQEHSSASPHKSQSPPPSHDHEENKISVKFLLSNAEAGSIIGKGGSTISDFQSRSGARIQLSRNNEFFPGTMDRIVMASGPIDDVLKAVDLILNKLLDESYVEDGGDADLRSKVRLVVPNSSCGGIIGKGGATIKSFIEDSRAGIKILPQDENFPGLHDRLVVVIGTLGEQMRAIELILYKLAEDTHYIQNMNAPFPYAAYANMNYGPPNGVIGGRFPNNRYQNMGQFNSEDRNNSVTIGVADERIGLVLGRNGRSVMEISQVSGARIKISDRGDFMSGTSDRKVTITGSQRAISIAESMISKKVATVTETREDGF; encoded by the exons ACCATGAGGAGAATAAAATATCTGTCAAGTTCCTTCTATCAAATGCTGAAGCTGGTTCAATTATTGGAAAGGGCGGCTCGACAATCAGTGACTTTCAGTCTCGTTCTGGGGCGAGAATTCAGTTGTCACGCAACAACGAATTTTTCCCTGGTACCATGGATAGGATTGTAATGGCGTCTGGGCCAATTGATGATGTACTCAAGGCAGTTGATCTTATTCTTAATAAACTACTAGATGAG AGTTATGTTGAAGATGGTGGTGATGCTGACCTGCGATCAAAAGTTAGACTAGTTGTGCCCAACAGCTCTTGTGGTGGAATTATTGGGAAGGGAGGAGCTACGATAAA GTCATTTATTGAAGACTCTCGGGCTGGCATAAAAATATTACCTCAGGATGAAAATTTTCCAGGACTGCATGATAGGTTAGTAGTAGTGATTGGAACTCTAGGGGAGCAGATGCGGGCTATTGAATTGATTCTATATAAGTTGGCTGAAGACACTCATTATATACAGAACATGAATGCTCCTTTTCCCTATGCAG CTTATGCTAACATGAACTATGGACCACCAAATGGAGTAATTGGAGGGAGATTTCCAAATAACAGATATCAGAACATGGGCCAGTTTAATTCT GAAGATAGGAACAATTCTGTTACTATTGGTGTTGCTGATGAGCGTATTGGTTTAGTGCTTGGCCGGAACGGAAGGAGTGTAATGGAGATAAGTCAG GTAAGTGGAGCTAGAATAAAGATATCAGATAGGGGTGATTTCATGTCCGGTACTTCTGACAG GAAGGTGACTATTACAGGATCTCAAAGAGCGATCAGCATAGCCGAGTCAATGATATCTAAGAAAGTAGCGACAGTTACTGAGACGCGAGAGGATGGATTTTGA